A stretch of DNA from Campylobacter concisus:
ATTGTTTGTTGTTTTTGCGATGATGATATCAAAGGCTAAATTTAGCATTGTCTGCTCTTTTGGCTCTTCAAGCCATCTTATCATCGCACTTTGGTTGCCGCTAACCAGGCTTAGAAGCGAGGCATATAAATTTACAGGCTTTAAACTCTTATCGTTTTCTAAATTTTCACCGATCTCCTCGATGAGTTTTGGATTTAAATTTCTATTTATATCTAGACAAATCGCCCCAAAAATACCTGCAAGATGGTTATTTACGTCCTGGTGATAGCTTGCTATGAAGTGCTTTGCAGCAAGGCTAAAATTTCCAAGCTGAGCGTAGCTTAGAGCAAGGTTGTATTGCAAGATAGAGTGATTTGGATAAGTACTAGCTAGCTCTTCAAACTCTTTATTTGCTTCTTTTAAGCGGTAGCTTAGTGCTTTTGCAATAGCTTCGCTAAGTTTTGCATTTACTTTTGAAGCAGCTGCACTTTGGCTAAGATAGTCATTTGCTGCTGATGTATCGTCTAAAAAGACGCTAACACCGCCTTTTCTTATCTGCTCGATGCTCTGTTTTGCATCAAAGACCTTGTAAGGCGCGAAGTAAAAAAGCGTCTCATAGCGCCTTGTTCTATCAAAAAACATATCATCGCTAAAGTGTGCCTGAGCTAGGCTGACATCAAAAAGATCAGGCTTTAGTATCGTTTTTATCTTGTAAATTTTGCTTGGCAAAAAAGCATTGTAGTCGTAAACATCTTTGATAAATGCAGCTGCGTCGCCGTAGTCAGCAGTTTTTAGATCAATTAGCGCCTCAGTCATCTTGATAAGATCGATATTTGGCGTATTTTTAGAAGCTTTTGTTAAATAATCCCTTGCCTTGTCATATTTGCCAAGTCTTGCGTAAAGTTGAGCTAGCGTGAAGTCGGCCTTAAATGCTTTTTGGCTCTCAAGTTTGGCTATTGCTCTTTCATCATCTCCAAGAAGTGATAAAATTTTTGCACTTAAATATGCATATTCGTTTTTATAATCTGCAGTATTTGGATGAGAAAGTGCTTGAAGTGCCTCGTAATAGTTGCCTTTATAGTAGTTTATAAGCGCGTAGTAATAGCTATAAAGTGGCGAGTTGTTTTCATACTGCAAAAATGAGTCAGCAAGTCCTATATAGTAGTTAAAATTTTTAGTGTTATTTAGCTCAAGTGAGCAAACGGCAGCATTTATGGCGCTAACTGCTGTGTTTTCTCTATCGGTTATAGCTTTGTTAAAAGATACGATCGCCTCATCACATCTTTCTTGTTTCATCTGCGAAACACCGAGGTTGTAGTTTGAGAGAGACTGGTTATAAACAGCTACGTTTTCATAAATTTTTAGAGCCTCAAATTTATTGCCACGCTCATAAAGCTGATTGGCTTTATTTATCATTTCATCGATCTTTGAAGCGCCAAAATTTTGCGTTTGGTAGTTATTTTCTATATTTTTTACGATACTTGCAGTATCTATGTTCTCTTTTTTGTCTTTCTTTAGCAAGATAACTAGCAAAACCACTATCAAGATGATAAGTACTAGAGCGACCATACCTGCTATTATAAAGAGCTTTTTATTGCTCTTTTTTACAGGGATTGGCTCTGGGATGCTCTCATCTTGTAGCACACCTTCACTTGCGATACTCTCAAGTGAGACGATCTCTTCAGGCGCTTCGGCTTTTGCCTCTTCAGGCGCTTGCTCTGCTTGCTCGCCAGGTGGTTTTAAAACTACAACCTCTTCTTCAGCCACTACATATACCTTTTAAGAACTTCTGGAATTTCGATAGTACCATCTGCCTTTTGATAGTTTTCCATAATGGCAATAAGAGTCCTACCCACAGCTAGACTTGAGCCATTTAGCGTATTTACAAGCATATTTTTCTTGCCATCTTTAAAGCGAATTTTTGCACGCCTTGCTTGAAAATCACGAGTGTTGGAAATAGAGCTAATCTCTCTATATTTACCTTGACCAGGCAACCAAACCTCAAGGTCTATCGTCTTTGCCGCGCTAAAGCCTAGGTCACCACTGCAAAGAAGCATATGGCGGTGAGGAAGCCCAAGGCTAGTTAGTAGATCGCTCGCACACGCTACCATTTCATTTAGCACGTCTTCGCTTTGATCAGGTCTTGTGATACTTACTAGCTCGACCTTTTCAAACTGGTGCTGGCGGATCATACCTCTAGTGTCACGTCCTGCTGAGCCTGCCTCTTGGCGGAAGCATGCTGAGTAGCAAGTCATCTTTATAGGTAACTGCTCAGCTTCAATGATCGTGTCATTGTATAGATTTGTCACAGGCACTTCGCTAGTTGGGATGAGGTAAAGATCCTCATTGCGCACTTTGTAAAGATCATCTTCAAATTTTGGAAGCTGACCGGTGCCAAAAAGCGTGTTCGAGTTTACAAGATACGGCACATTTACAAGCTCAAATCCACGAGCACTGTTAAAATCGATCATGTAGTTTACAAGTGCTCTACTTAGCCTTGCTCCCATACCACGAAGCACGGTAAAGCGTGATCCAGAGAGTTTTGCACCTCTTTCAAAGTCAAGCCAACCAAGACTCTCGCCTAGTTCCCAGTGTTCTTTTGGACTAAAGTCAAATTTACGTGGCTCAAGCACCGTTTTGATGCAGACATTGTCATCTTCGTCTTTGCCAAAAGGTACGTCATCATCGGTGATATTTGGCACATTAAATGAAATTTGCTCTAATTTTTCTTCGTAGCTTTTTACAATATTTTCAGCGTCAGCAAGGGCGGTTTTATTTAAATTTAGCTCATTTTTAAGCTCGCTTACATCTTCGCCAGCTCTTGCCTTTATGCCAAGCTCTTTGCTCTTTGCGTTTTGGATCGCTTGGAAATTTTCAAGTGCTTTACGTTTTTGTTTTAGCTCGTTAAAAGTTTGTAAAAGCTCGTCAAGTAGCCCAGCTTTTACATTTTTGCCCTCAAGCTTTTTTACAAATTCATCGTAATTTGTCTCGAGTAGTTTTAAATTTATCATCCTATATCCTTAAACCATAAACATAACTTTTGCAAAAAGTACGATAAAAACTGCCGCTGTTAGCGCAAATGGATGTATGTTGCCAAGTGGGCTAGGGCGTTTAAATATAAATTTGCAGCTCAAATTTGTTATAACTGCAGCTACGATTAGCATCGCTAAGAAAAATTTGATCATAAAAATGATTTGTAAATTTGTCTCAAAGTAGCCTCCAGCCTTTGATCCGACCCAGTTACTCATCATCATGCCTCCAGTTAATACCAAAAGCAAGATACAAAGTGGCATTATCTTAATAGCAACTGAACCGATAGCTTGTTTTGCCTTTTGAGCAAGCTCAGGTGGCATTTTTTTACAAGCTGCCTTAAAAATGATTACATCAAAAAAGAGGTAACCAACAAAGATGATTGCACAGAAAAGATGAACTATCTGTGCGTATGGATATAAATTTTGCATATTTTTCCTTTATTAATAAATTCCGACTGCTTCACGAACTTTTTTTATTGTTGTTTGAGCAACATTACTTGCCTTTTTGGCTCCTATTTCTAAAATTCCAGACACTTCGCCAGGATTATTTTGATAATGCTCAAATTTCTCTCTCGCATCTTTAAAATAGTCCCAAATAAGCTCATTTAGATAAGCTTTAAAGTGCCCATGACCCTCGCCACCACGCTCATATCTAGCTTGAAGCTCTTTTTGCCCACTCTCGTCTAAGAAAAGTTTGGCTATATTATATACGTTGCAGTTTTGCCACTGCTTTGGCTCTTCAAGTGGCGTGCCGTCTGTCACGATGCTAGAAATTTGCTTTTTAAGCGTTTTGGCATCGGCAAAGATGTCGATTGTATTGCCATAGCTTTTGCTCATCTTTTCACCGTTTGTGCCAGGCACGGTGGCAACATTTTCATCGATCTTCGCCTCAGGCAATGTAAAAATTTCTCCATGTTCGTTGTTAAATTTTATCGCAATATCACGTGCGATTTCTACGTGCTGGATCTGGTCTTTGCCCACGGGTACGATCTGCGCATTATAAAGCAAAATGTCAGCTGCCATCAAAACTGGATAGCTAAAGAGTCCGTGGTGCGAGCTAAGACCTTTTGCGACTTTATCTTTGTAACTATGCGCGCGCTCAAGTAGGCCCATAGGCGTGTGCTGACTTAGTACCCAGTAAAGCTCAAGCACGTCTTTAACGTCACTTTGCACCCAAAATATGCTTTTGTTTGGATCGATCCCAAGTGCCAAAAACGCACACGCAGCCTCAAAAGTATTTTGCTTTAGGGCTCTGGCCTCGCTAAGGCTCGTCATCGCGTGGTAGTTTGCTATAAACATAAACATCTCATTTTGCTCTTGCATATCAACCATCTGCTTTATCGAGGCAAAGTAGTTGCCAAGGTGTAGTTTGCCGGAGGGTTGGAGGCCGGTTAATACTCTCATCTTATCCTTTCAAATTTTGGCTTTTTCTCGTGAACGCTTTTGATAGAGATTTGAAATTTTAAGCTTTCGGCAGACTATGTGTCTAGCCTCGGCTTAAAATTTCTACACAACTCTCGTCGCTTTAGCGTTGCGAACAAAGAGAAGCAAAAAATCATCTCACGATACTTCGCCAAAAATACTTTTTAAATTTTAACGTTACATTAGAGTTTTTGTATCTAATCTAATCTTAAAATTTAGCTTAGCAGGCTAAATGCCTAGCTTTGATTAAAATTTGACTGCGCAGTATTTAAATTCTCCTCAAACATTTTGCCAAAATTTCTAACTACAAAACGTTAAATTTAGCTCAAACATTTCAAATTTTAACACCACGCGAGATAGCCATCTAGCCTGATCTTAAAATTTATCGTTGCAAGCGGGCCTTACCACTTTACAATTAAATTTTTAAAAGCATCCTTATCTCTTTTACGATTTGCTTTGGAGTTTTGCCCTCGACTTCGACGATGTAATCAGCCTTTTTCTCATAAAGCTCCTCTCGCTCCAGATGTAACGCCTCAGCTCTTTTTAGATCACTTAAAAGCGGACGTTTAGCGAGTTTTTTCTCGCTATTTTTGCTATTTTTTAGCCTTTGCATGATCGCATCAAAACTAGCTTTTAGATAGATCACGGTGCCAATTTTCTTTAAATTTTTAACCTTCGCAAAGCCTCCGCCAGTTGAGATGATTGCATTTTTGACATTTGTTGCTAGAAATTTAGCCAGATCCTTTTCAAGCTGCCTAAAATGCTCCTCTCCGTACTCTTCAAAGATAGCCTTTATCTTCATGTTTTGTGAGCTCTCCAGTAGGTCGTCGCAGTCAAGGTTCATTGTCTTTAACGCCTTGCTTAACGCCCTTGCAGTCGTGCCCTTGCCAACGCCCATAAATCCTATCAAAACGATATTATTATTCTTTGTTTTCATCGCTCTCTCCACGTTTTTTAGGGATTAGCACGATAGGCACGCCAGCTAGGCTAAAGCTCTCTCTAAGCTTGTTTGTTAGGTAGCGTTTGTAGCTAAAGTGCAAGCATTTTGGGCGGTTCATTATGAGCGCTATCATGATAGGTGCTGTCTTAAACTGCACTGCGTAGTAAATTTTCACAACTCTGCCTTTATCTCGTGGCAGAGGGTGTGCCTTGGTCGCTTCGCCGATCACCTCATTTAGCTTTGAAGTTTGGATTTTTTGAGTGTAGTTTTTATAAATTTCAACTATTAGCGGATAAATTTTATGTACTCTTTTGCCACCAAGTGCCGAGACGCTAATTATCGGCGCATATGCTAAGAATTTAAACCTATCTTTTATCTCCTTGCAAAGCTCGTCAAATTCTTCGCTACTTTTGTCCCATTTGTTTAGCACGATGATGACGCCAAGCTCAAATTTCGAAGCGATGCCAGCGATACGCTCATCAAGCTCAGTTAGTGGCTCAGAGCTATCAAGTACGAGTAGAGCTACGTCTGTCTCTTCTAAAATTTTCTCAGTTCTATTTAGCGCGTATCTCTCGATGCCTTCGATCTTGCCACGCTTTCTAATACCTGCAGTATCAACAAACTCAAAAACTCTGCCATCATGCTCGTAAATTTCATTGACTGGGTCGATCGTAGTGCCTGCCACGTCGCTAACGACAGCGCGACTCTCTTTTACAAGAGCGTTTAGAAGTGAGCTTTTGCCGACATTTACGCGGCCTATGATGCCCACTCTTATGTTTTTGTTCTCATAGTCTATCTCGTCGCTTAGCTCGCCCTCGTCGTTATAGTTTTCTAAAAAATCCTCAAAATCTTCACTCGTGTCAGCCTTTATCTGCACTTTATCTTCTATGTGCTTTGCTAGCCACATGCTAAGCTCATCAACGCCAGTGTTGTGGCTTACTGAAATTCCAAAGGTGTTTTTCGCGCCAAAGCTTATAAATTCCCACTCCCTTTGCTCATCTTTTTTGCTGTCGATTTTGTTGATGACTAGAGCGATTGGTAAATTTAGCTTGTTAAGCTCGTAAAAAATGGCTCTATCCTCGTCATCTGGCATCCTTTTGCCATCGACCATATACAAGATAACGTCTGAATTTCTAGCCTCTGCTAAGGTCTTTGCTTTTACGTTTTTAAAAAGCTCGCTACTATCATCAAGGCCACCGCTGTCGATTAAAATGCACTCTTTGCCCTCAACCTCGATCTTAGCTTTGTTCGTATCTCTTGTCGTGCCGCTAACATCGCTTGTTATAGCGATACGACGACCAGCTAAGCGGTTAAAAAGTGAGCTTTTGCCGACATTTGGCTTGCCTACTAATATTACTTTTTGCAAATTTTGTCCTTTTCGTGATGGCTGATTATACAAATTTTTCTCTTATATAAAGTATAAAAATTTGCTTAAAAGCGCCAAAATAAAAGAAAAAATCAACCAAAATTTAAGCCACTTTTCATTAAAATGGCTACTTTAATTTTAAAGGTCATGTGATGTTAAAAAGGTTTTATATTTCGCATCTTGGCATTTTTTATATGCTCTTTGCTTGCTTTATGTTTGCTGTTACTGGCGCATTTGCAAAGTATCTTAGCAAGGATATGCCATCTATCGAAGTTGTATTTTTTAGAAATTTAATAGGCCTTTTTATCGTCATTTATGCCATTTATAGATTTCCATTTAAGCAAGCTGGTGGACACTTTTTTTTGTTAATGTTTCGTGGCTTTGTCGGCACGGTCGCACTTTTTGCTTTTTTTTACAATGTCGCTCATGTAAATTTGGCCACAGCCTTTACATTTCAAAAGACAAATCCAATCTTTACAGCCATCCTCGCAGCCTTTATTTTCAAAGAGCGTCTAAGCTCACTTGGCTGGTTTGCTGTATTTTTGGGATTTGGTGGAATTTTGCTTGTTATCCAGCCAAATTTAGGCATAAGCAAGACTGATATTATCGGTGTTTGGAGCGGCCTTGGTGCGGCGATCGCATACACAAGCGTAAAGGAGCTAAACAAGAGTTACGGTACAAATGTTATCGTGCTAAGTTTTATGCTTTGGGGCTCGTTTTTGCCACTTATTTGCATGGGTTTGGCAGAATTTTTCACCTACGAGCCACTTGATTTTTTATTTTCAAAATTTAGCATGCCAAGCTGGTATAACGTTGTTTTTATCTTGCTAATGGGGCTTAGTGGATATTTTTTTCAGTCGTACATGACAAAGGCGTTCGCTGTTGGTAAAAAGGCTGGAGTGATCGCTGCAGTTAGCTACGCGGATGTTATTTTTACACTTATTATTGGCTATTTTATGGGCGATGCGTTACCAAATCACCTAGCGCTTGTAGGCATCATACTTGTCGTGGTTAGTGGAATTTTAGTTGTTAGAGAAAAATAAAGGAGAAAAAATGATATTAATAGCAGGGCCTTGCGTCATCGAGAGCGAACAGCTCGTTTTTGACGTGGCAAAAAGGCTGGTTAAATTTAACGAAGATAAGCGGATAGATTTTTATTTCAAATCAAGCTTTGACAAGGCAAATCGCACGAGCATAAGCTCATTTCGCGGGCCCGGACTTGAAAAAGGGTGCGAAATTTTAGCCAAGGTAAAAAAGGAATTCGGTTTTAAAATTTTAACCGATATCCACGAGAGTTATCAGGCTGGGCCTGTTGGCGAAGTGGCCGACGTGCTGCAAATCCCAGCGTTTTTGTGCCGCCAGACCGATCTGCTCGTGGCTGCGGCTAAGACAAAAGCCGTGGTAAATATCAAAAAAGGGCAGTTTTTAGCGGCGTCAGCTATGAAGCATTCTGTTAAAAAAGTGCTAGAAACGCGCGGCGTGAGCGGCGATGGATACGAGGTTGCTAAGCAAAACGGAGTGTGGCTAACGGAGCGTGGAAGTACCTTTGGCTACGGAAATTTAGTCGTAGATATGCGAAATTTGGTGCTCATGCGCGAATACGCGCCCGTGATTTTCGACGCTACTCACAGCGTACAAATGCCAAGCGCTCTTGGCGAAAAAAGCGGCGGGGACGCGAGATTCGTGCCTTATCTAGCGCGAGCTGCGGCAGCTGCCGGCGTGGATGGATTTTTTTACGAGACGCACGTAAATCCTTGCGAGGCGCTTTGCGACGGGCCGAATATGTTAAATTTGGACGAGCTAAACGCAAATATCGCTCAAATTTTTAAGATAAAAGACGCCTTAGGCGATGCAAACTAAGGGCTTTTTGTGGGTGCTAGGCGGCGCGGTCGCCGAGTGCGGCTGGGCGTATGGGCTAAAACAGGCCCAAGATGCCGTAGGATTCGCGCTTACTGCCGCGTTAGTCTGCGTTAGCTTCGTATCGTTTATGAAGGCTATGAAATACTTGCCCGTTAGCGTTGCATATACCGTATTTGTGGGATTTGGAGCGTTTTTTATCGTGGTCGCCGAAAGCGTTAGCGAATACAGCTCAAGCGGCCAGACGCCAGATCTCTTGCGGCTATTTTTCATAGCGACGCTGATCGCGGGCGTGCTGGGGTTAAAAAGGCTAAAATCTTGACGCATGTTTTGGCTCTTTTGGCGGCCGGGTGTTGCGAAGTCTCGGGCGTATTTTTTCTAACCAAATTTCAAAAAAGCTTCGGCGTGAAAAAGGCGGCGAATTTTTTGATTTTAGTTGCAAATTTTGCCATTTCGCTCTGGCTTTTGGGCTACGCGATGCAGGCGATGGCGATGTCTGTGGCTTACGCGATTTGGACCGGTATCGGAGCGGTCGGGGCCGTGGGCGTCGGAGTGATTTTTAACGGCGAAAAAATGAGCGCGCAAAAGGCGTTTTATCTATCGCTAATAACGCTAAGCGCGGTAATGTTAAAAATAATCTAAGGGACAAATTTGGAGGTAGTAGAGCAGGTCACGTCGCGAGATAAATCCATCGTAAAAACAGGCCTCATAGGCATAGTGACAAATGCCATTTTAGCGGCTATGAAGGCGGTAGTGGGCTTTGCTAGTGGCTCGATCGCTATCATTTTAGATGCGGTAAATAACCTAAGCGACGCTCTCTCGTCGGTCATTACCATTGTCGGCATAAAAATAGCCGGGAAAAGCCCTGACAAGGAGCATCCATTTGGCTACGGCAGAGTGGAGTACCTAACGGCTATCGTTATAGGCGTGATCATACTTTATACAGGCGGCACGTCCGTGGTCGAGTCGGCCAAAAAGATCATCTCGCCAAGCACCCCAAACTACGACACTGTCTTGCTCGCACTGATAGCCATTTTGGTAGCAGTCAAATTTGCACTTGGGCTTTACACACAAAAAGTCGGTCAAAAGGTAAATTCTGACTCGCTCATAGCAAGCGGAGTGGAGGCAAAATTTGACGCTCTCATCTCGCTTGGTACGCTTTTGGCGGCTTTGGTTTTTGTATTTTTTGGCGTTAGCCTTGAGGCATATCTTGGTGTGATCATATCGCTACTTCTTATCAAGGCGGCACTTGAAATTTTACGTGACGCGATAGATAAAATTTTAGGCGCAAGGATGCCTAGTGGCGATAGCTCGGAAATTTATCAGTGTGTACGCTCGTTTGATGGCGTGCTTGGGGCGTATGACCTTATCTTTAACGACTACGGCCCAGACAAGAAGCTAGGTAGCGTGCATATAGAGGTGGCGTACGATATGAACGCTGCGCAGATAGACGCACTTACTAGACGTATACAAAACGAAGTTTTTGCGAAATTTAACATAGTTTTAGATACCATTGGCATCTATGCGTTTGATAAAGAGGACAACGCAACAAGGCTAAACGTCGAAAAGATAGTTTTTGGACATAAATTTATCAAGTAAATGCATGGATTTTACATAAATAAAGAGACAAATACGATCACGTTTGATATCATCATAGACTTTAACGCGCCAGATAGCTCGGCGCTCTACCGCGAAATTTTATCGCAAGTAAGTAGCGCCTACCCTAGCTACAAGGTCATCATCACGCGTGACACGGACTACAACGGATAGAAATTTAAGGAGCAGACATGAAAATAATCGAAGGAAATTTGGCTTTAAAAGGCGGCGAGAAGGTCGCCATAGTAGGTGCTAGATTTAACCACATCATTACCGATAGGCTGGTAGAGGGCGCGAGGGACGCGTTTTTGCGCCACGGCGGAGACGAGGTGAATTTGAGCCTCATTTTGGTGCCGGGCGCGTTTGAGATACCGATGGCACTTGAAAAGGCTCTGGCTAGCGGCAAATTTGACGCCGTTTGCTGCGTGGGAGCAGTGATCCGCGGCTCTACGCCTCACTTTGACTACGTGAGCGCCGAGACGACCAAGGGCATCGCAAACGTCACGCTAAAATACGGCAAACCGGTGACCTTTGGCGTGCTAACGGTAGATAGCATCGAGCAGGCCATCGAGAGAGCGGGCTCAAAGGCCGGAAACAAGGGCTTTGAGGCGATGACGGGCGTGATCGAGATGCTAAATTTGTATAAAAATTTGGAGGCGTAAAATGGCGACTCGTCATCAGGTCAGGCAGGCTGTCGTTTCGCTACTATACTCAAACGAGATAAATCCGGTAACTGCTACATTTGAAGAGGAATTTTTGGAAGAAAAAAAGATAAGAAACGAGCGAAAATATGAGGCGCAGCAGACCTTTAAAGAGGTGCTCGCAAATAAAGAAAAACTAGATGAAATTTTAAAGCCATATCTAAAAGACGGCGATTTTAGCAAGGTTGGTGCAACCGAACTAGCCATCCTTAGACTTGGGCTTTATGAAATGAAATTTAGCCAAACTGATAAAGCAGTTATCATAAACGAAGCGATCGAGCTTGCGAAAGAACTTGGAAGTGATCAGGCACCAAAATTTATAAATGGCGTACTTGATAAGCTAAAGGGCGATCTGTGAGGCTCTGTGTTGCACTTGATATGGCTAGTCGTGAAGAGAATTTAGCCCTTGTTCGCGAGCTAAAAGGGCTTGATCTTTGGCTAAAAGTGGGACTTAGAAGCTATCTTAGGGATGGGGCAAAATTTATAGAAGAGCTAAAAGGGATTGAAGGTTTTAAAATTTTTCTTGATCTAAAACTTTATGACATACCAAATACGATGGCAGACGCGGCTGAAGTCGTATCAAAAATCGGCGTAGATATGATAAATGTGCATGCTAGTGCTGGCGAGCGTGCGATGAAGACAGTTATAGATAGGCTAGCTGGTCTTGGCAACCGTCCTTTAGTGCTCGCAGTGTCGGCACTTACTAGTTTTAACGAGAGTGAATTTGAAATGGTTTATAACGATACGCTTGCTCGCTCAGTTAGAAAATTTAGCCGGATGAGCTTTAAGTCAGGGCTTGATGGAATGGTCTGCTCTGTTTTTGAAAGCAAGCTCATCAAAGATGTAACAAACGAGAAATTTATTACGCTTTGTCCTGGCGTTAGGCCTTTTGGCGAGAGCGCTGGAGATCAAAAAAGAGTAGCAAACTTAGTGAGTGCAAAGCAAGAGGGTAGCGACTTTATTGTCGTTGGCAGGCCGATCTATGAAAATGCAAATCCAAGAGAAATTTGTGAACGAATTTTGGAGCAAATTTAATATTTGAGTTTGTCTAAAGTTGTTTTAATCAAAGCTTCTATATTAAAATTTTTACAAAATATTGAGTGAAGACGACATCAAAGCGAAGTGGAGAGCTAAATTTGAGTGATTTTAAGAAAATCCCCTATGTCGGCGAAGCGACGCAGGCCGATCTGCTGGCACTCGGCTACACAGACATTGCTTCGTTAAAGGGCGCGGATCCGGACGAGATGTTTGAGCGCACAAAGGCGCTCGGACGCGGCAGTGATAGGTGTATCCTCTATGTTTACCGTATGGTTTGCTACTATGCAAATACGTCGCACCCAGACAAAGCCAAGCTAAAATGGTGGCTTTGGAAGGATTAAATTTAGAAATTTGACTTGCGGCGAGTCGTTTAAATTTGAGTAGTTTGTTCGGCTATTTTTCTACGGGAGAGTGGTAGGCGCGAAAATGCAAATTTAAGCAAGATATCAGCAGTATTCAATTATAATGCGATTTCTTTTTTATGGACAGATGGGTGAGCGGCTGAAACCACACCCCTGCTAAGGGTGCAGCTCTTAATCGGGGCTCGAGGGTTCAAATCCCTCTCTGTCCGCCACAAATCCCTAAATTACGGCATTTAACAACAAATTTATAAAATAAAAAAATCCCTATGACGACCCAAATTAATAAATTGAAATATCTCGCTTAAAATCTTTTAAGTTTGAATTAAGATAATTTACATATACATCGTAAATCATTTTAGGAGTGGAATGGCCCAAGAGCTTTGATAACTCTACTGGAGTAACATAGTTACCATAAAGCATAGAAGTAGCATAAGTATGACGCATATTGTAAAGTCGCCTATATGGCAAATTTAATTCATATAATATAGGCTTCCAAAAATCAGAAGTAAAAACACCAGTATCTCTATAAGGTTCATTATATTGCGTTTGTAAAAGATAAATATTGTCTTGATAGTTCTCAATATATTTTTTAAGCTTACTATACAAATTATCCAAGATAGGTATAGTTCTAATTGAATAAATTGTTTTAGGTGTATTCTCGCCAAACCTGGAGCGAGTAGAATTAATATTTATAACCCTATTTTCTAAATCAACATCTTTCATCTTTAAGGATAATATCTCGCCAGTCCGCATGCCAGTAAAAAAACCAATATATAAAAAAATTTGAAATCTATCGTTATATCTAGTAGATAATCTTAAAATATCATTTACCTGCTGGCTAGTAAAAGGCTCAATTCTTGGTGTTTTATGGACTATGCTTTTAATATGTATAATAGGATTTTTATCAATTATTTCATCTTCTAGAGCAAGCTTTAAGATCATTGATAAAGAGTTCAAATAATGTTTTTTACTTTTATTAGAAACGTCTTGTATAGAATTAAGCCATAAACGAATAACACTAGGCTTTATTTCGTAAATATCTAAATCAAAGAAAACATTTAACCTATTTTTTACAATGCCTTTATTCTTGCAATACGTCGATAATTTCCACTCAGACTTACCGAGCTTAAGATATAAATCGGCATAGTATTTAAATTTAACATTTAGTGTCATTAAATATGCTCAAAACTATCATAATCAAATTTTTTAGCAAAGGCTTCAAGAAGATCATCAAAACTAGAAAAATCACATAACCCATATTTAGAAAAAGAATAATAAGTTTCAAAAAAGGTAGTATCAAATTCTTCATAATTATATAAATGAAATTCTTCTACAGAAATACCTAAATCTAATTGTGGAAAATAACAACAAGGATAGTGAGAACAATCAACTAATAATTTTTTCATAATATACTCCTTAAAATTCATTACAAATCAAAAATCTATTTACAAAGCTATCAATATCAGGGGCATTAAGATCGTGCTTTTTGTGATAGCGTGTAAAATTATCTAAATTTCTATCAAGCATTAAATTTTCAACATAAGCTAAATGCTGGGCATTTACATCACCACCCAAGCTTTGATAATAATTAACTAACTCGTAATCTTTCATTCTACTTATTGGTTTAGGCTTTTCATCGCTTTTAAA
This window harbors:
- the nusB gene encoding transcription antitermination factor NusB, which produces MATRHQVRQAVVSLLYSNEINPVTATFEEEFLEEKKIRNERKYEAQQTFKEVLANKEKLDEILKPYLKDGDFSKVGATELAILRLGLYEMKFSQTDKAVIINEAIELAKELGSDQAPKFINGVLDKLKGDL
- the pyrF gene encoding orotidine-5'-phosphate decarboxylase; protein product: MRLCVALDMASREENLALVRELKGLDLWLKVGLRSYLRDGAKFIEELKGIEGFKIFLDLKLYDIPNTMADAAEVVSKIGVDMINVHASAGERAMKTVIDRLAGLGNRPLVLAVSALTSFNESEFEMVYNDTLARSVRKFSRMSFKSGLDGMVCSVFESKLIKDVTNEKFITLCPGVRPFGESAGDQKRVANLVSAKQEGSDFIVVGRPIYENANPREICERILEQI
- a CDS encoding helix-hairpin-helix domain-containing protein encodes the protein MSDFKKIPYVGEATQADLLALGYTDIASLKGADPDEMFERTKALGRGSDRCILYVYRMVCYYANTSHPDKAKLKWWLWKD
- a CDS encoding tyrosine-type recombinase/integrase gives rise to the protein MTLNVKFKYYADLYLKLGKSEWKLSTYCKNKGIVKNRLNVFFDLDIYEIKPSVIRLWLNSIQDVSNKSKKHYLNSLSMILKLALEDEIIDKNPIIHIKSIVHKTPRIEPFTSQQVNDILRLSTRYNDRFQIFLYIGFFTGMRTGEILSLKMKDVDLENRVININSTRSRFGENTPKTIYSIRTIPILDNLYSKLKKYIENYQDNIYLLQTQYNEPYRDTGVFTSDFWKPILYELNLPYRRLYNMRHTYATSMLYGNYVTPVELSKLLGHSTPKMIYDVYVNYLNSNLKDFKRDISIY